From Onychostoma macrolepis isolate SWU-2019 chromosome 05, ASM1243209v1, whole genome shotgun sequence, one genomic window encodes:
- the cdk7 gene encoding cyclin-dependent kinase 7 — protein MALDVKSRAKRYEKLDFLGEGQFATVYKARDKTTNTIVAIKKIKVGHRTEAKDGINRTALREIKLLQELSHPNIIGLLDAFGHKSNISLVFDFMETDLEMIIKDTSLVLTPANIKAYILMTLQGLEYMHTHWILHRDLKPNNLLLDENGVLKLADFGLAKAFGSPNRVYTHQVVTRWYRSPELLFGARMYGVGVDMWAVGCILAELLLRVPFLAGDSDLDQLTKIFEALGTPTEETWPGMSSLPDYVSFKLFPGTPLEHIFSAAGDDLLELLKGLFTFNPCTRTTASQALKIRYFSNRPGPTPGPQLPRPNSSTEALKEKENLLIGIKRKRDSIEQGTLKKKLVF, from the exons ATGGCATTAGATGTGAAGTCCAGAGCCAAGCGCTATGAAAAACTGGACTTTCTTGGTGAAGGACAG tttgcAACTGTGTACAAGGCAAGAGACAAAACCACAAACACTATTGTTGCTATCAAAAAG ATAAAAGTGGGGCACAGAACAGAAGCCAAAGATG GCATCAACAGAACAGCCCTTCGAGAGATTAAGTTGTTGCAAGAGCTCAGTCATCCAAACATTATTGGT CTTCTGGATGCTTTTGGACACAAATCCAACATCAGTCTTGTCTTTGATTTCATGGAGACAGATCTTGAG ATGATTATAAAGGACACCAGTCTTGTATTGACACCAGCCAATATAAAGGCATACATCCTAATGACGTTACAGGGTCTGGAATACATGCACACTCACTGGATCCTGCACAGG gATCTGAAACCCAATAATTTGCTACTGGATGAAAATGGAGTCCTGAAGCTGGCTGATTTTGGCTTAGCCAAAGCGTTTGGAAGCCCGAACCGAGTGTATACCCATCAGGTTGTTACAAG ATGGTATCGTTCCCCAGAGCTGCTCTTCGGTGCCAGGATGTACGGTGTGGGTGTGGACATGTGGGCAGTTGGATGCATTCTTGCTGAGCTTTTACTCAGA GTGCCATTTTTAGCTGGAGATTCAGACTTGGACCAGCTGACAAAGATATTTGAAGCTTTGGGAACACCAACAGAAGAGACATGGCCT GGGATGTCCAGTCTTCCAGACTATGTGTCATTTAAGCTATTTCCTGGCACTCCATTGGAGCACATCTTCAGCGCAGCTGGCGATGACCTCCTGGAGCTCCTGAAGGGATTATTCACCTTTAACCCCTGCACACGCACTACAGCTTCACAG GCTTTGAAGATTAGGTATTTCAGCAATAGACCAGGACCAACCCCAGGACCTCAGCTTCCCAGACCAAACTCCTCAACAGAAGCCCTGAAGGAGAAAGAAAACCTGTTGATTGGAATCAAGAGAAAACGTGACAGCATTGAACAGG GTACCCTTAAAAAGAAACTGGTATTCTGA